In the genome of Fulvivirga maritima, one region contains:
- a CDS encoding DUF4270 family protein — translation MNLWARTKGLILLSALTFFSCEEDFSTVGLQPIDSLGVFFAEIPLKDHISQIWLDSIATGSINTGAQTALLAGQYQDPELGHIEAKAFAEILPSRINPGSTFDESATYDSLVMELRVTSAYGLHDIPLEVTIHRITESIEIDSSTFYSTASEQATGEILGQRSFTVYADSASMTVEDTKLDALDPADSTIIANFYDSNGRYRYHHNVRLDDSFGEDFFNRLKSEDAIFQDSSLTSFIDYFAGLSIQSNSGNSIITYSVSGGSALRFYYHETNDEGNVEANSLAFNISNRYYNNISPNRNIPWSGPGVSSINSFYTPYELGEKVYVQSGTGLVANIDLSFLRDFGQSDSTRNAVIQRAQIFFKNPELEGTFAPPASIAYYSTNTENLLDGRVALLAVPSAASNSQLSSTYDSTRTEYKADIPHYLRTIDRNLTDYDRLTIYPAGMSQSVNRFAVNKDDVYIHLYYTVPEPSEN, via the coding sequence ATGAACTTGTGGGCTAGAACCAAAGGGCTGATTTTACTTTCAGCCCTAACCTTTTTTTCTTGTGAAGAAGATTTCAGTACTGTAGGCCTCCAACCGATAGATAGTTTGGGGGTTTTTTTTGCGGAAATTCCGCTAAAAGACCATATCTCTCAGATATGGCTGGACAGTATTGCTACCGGAAGTATTAACACCGGCGCACAAACAGCACTCTTAGCAGGCCAGTATCAGGATCCTGAGTTAGGACATATTGAAGCAAAAGCATTCGCGGAAATTCTTCCTTCGAGAATTAACCCCGGATCAACCTTTGACGAAAGCGCCACTTATGATTCTCTGGTTATGGAACTCAGAGTAACCTCTGCTTATGGTTTACACGATATACCATTAGAAGTCACTATTCACAGAATAACTGAATCAATTGAAATAGATTCCTCCACTTTTTATTCAACAGCCTCAGAACAGGCTACTGGTGAAATTTTAGGTCAAAGGTCTTTTACAGTGTATGCAGACTCGGCATCTATGACAGTTGAAGACACAAAATTAGATGCTCTTGACCCTGCAGATTCCACTATAATAGCCAACTTCTATGATAGCAATGGCAGATATAGATATCACCATAATGTTAGACTTGATGACAGTTTCGGAGAAGATTTCTTTAATAGACTTAAAAGTGAAGATGCAATCTTTCAAGATTCTTCTTTAACTAGTTTTATAGACTATTTTGCAGGCCTATCCATACAGTCTAATTCAGGGAATTCTATTATTACTTATTCTGTTTCAGGTGGCTCGGCTTTGAGATTTTATTATCATGAAACTAATGATGAAGGCAATGTTGAAGCTAACTCTTTAGCTTTTAATATTAGTAACCGATACTACAACAATATTTCCCCTAACAGAAATATACCTTGGTCTGGTCCAGGTGTATCATCTATCAACTCCTTTTACACCCCTTATGAACTAGGAGAAAAGGTATACGTACAAAGTGGAACAGGTTTAGTAGCGAATATTGATCTATCTTTTTTAAGAGATTTTGGCCAATCAGATTCTACCAGAAATGCTGTAATACAAAGAGCTCAGATATTCTTTAAAAACCCGGAGCTAGAAGGCACATTTGCCCCGCCGGCATCCATTGCTTATTATTCTACCAACACGGAAAATTTACTTGATGGTAGAGTAGCCTTACTAGCAGTTCCATCTGCAGCTAGCAACAGCCAGTTATCATCTACATATGATAGCACTAGAACTGAGTATAAGGCTGACATTCCACATTATTTACGCACAATAGATAGAAACTTAACAGACTATGATCGATTAACGATTTATCCTGCAGGAATGTCACAGAGTGTTAATAGATTTGCAGTAAACAAGGATGATGTTTATATTCATTTATATTACACCGTTCCTGAACCATCTGAGAACTAA
- the glmS gene encoding glutamine--fructose-6-phosphate transaminase (isomerizing) has translation MCGIVAYVGSRQAHEVIIKGLKRLEYRGYDSAGIALLNNGLNVYKKKGRVMDLEKTLYDEDLNSHIGIGHTRWATHGEPNDTNAHPHYSRSKNLAIIHNGIIENYSALKQDLIKKGHEFLSETDSEVFIHFIEDIQENNNCSLEEAVRLALTKVVGAYAIVIMSQDNPDMLIAARKGSPLVIGVGKDEFFLASDATPIIEYTNEVVYLNDYEIAIIDNNELKLKNTQDVPSTPYIQTLDMELEAIEKGGYEHFMLKEIFEQPRSIGDCMRGRLSANEGRLVLGGIREYANKLVSAERIIIVACGTSWHAGLVAEYFFEEFCRIPVEVEYASEFRYRNPVINEGDVVFAISQSGETADTLAAIELAKSKGAIIFGVCNVVGSSISRISHEGAYTHAGPEIGVASTKAFTAQLTVLNMIALRVAHQKGTITERRYHELLVELENIPAKVEKALKLDDQIKAISERFQNARNFIYLGRGYNFPVALEGALKLKEISYIHAEGYPAAEMKHGPIALIDEEMPVVFIATRDSSYDKVVSNIQEVKARKGKVIAVVTEGDALIPQMAEFVIEVPKTDEALMPMVSVIPLQLLSYHIAVMRGCNVDQPRNLAKSVTVE, from the coding sequence ATGTGCGGCATTGTTGCTTACGTGGGGTCGAGACAGGCTCATGAGGTAATTATTAAAGGTTTAAAAAGGCTAGAATACCGGGGCTATGATAGCGCCGGTATCGCCTTACTTAATAATGGCCTCAATGTATATAAGAAAAAGGGAAGAGTGATGGACCTTGAAAAAACACTCTATGATGAAGATTTAAACAGCCATATAGGTATAGGTCATACCCGTTGGGCTACTCACGGTGAGCCTAATGACACTAATGCTCACCCTCACTATTCTCGCTCTAAAAACCTAGCCATTATTCATAATGGTATTATTGAAAACTACAGTGCTCTTAAGCAGGATCTTATAAAAAAAGGACACGAATTCCTAAGTGAAACAGATTCTGAAGTATTTATTCACTTCATAGAAGATATTCAAGAAAACAACAACTGCTCTCTGGAAGAGGCCGTAAGATTGGCTTTGACCAAAGTGGTAGGAGCATATGCAATCGTTATCATGTCTCAGGACAACCCTGACATGCTTATAGCTGCCAGAAAAGGAAGTCCTTTGGTTATAGGTGTAGGAAAAGACGAGTTTTTCTTAGCCTCTGATGCTACCCCAATCATTGAGTACACTAATGAAGTAGTTTATCTTAACGATTATGAAATAGCCATCATAGATAATAATGAACTTAAACTGAAGAACACTCAGGATGTGCCTAGCACACCTTATATCCAAACGCTTGACATGGAGCTTGAAGCCATTGAAAAAGGTGGTTACGAGCATTTCATGTTAAAAGAAATCTTTGAGCAGCCTCGTTCTATCGGAGATTGTATGCGTGGAAGACTCAGCGCTAACGAAGGCCGTTTGGTTCTTGGTGGCATCAGAGAATATGCAAACAAGCTGGTAAGTGCGGAGAGAATTATAATTGTAGCCTGCGGTACATCGTGGCATGCAGGTCTTGTTGCTGAATATTTCTTCGAAGAATTTTGCCGCATACCAGTAGAAGTTGAATATGCTTCGGAATTTAGATACCGTAACCCTGTAATCAATGAAGGTGATGTGGTGTTTGCCATTTCTCAATCAGGAGAAACAGCAGATACGTTAGCAGCCATTGAATTAGCAAAATCTAAAGGCGCTATTATTTTTGGTGTTTGTAACGTGGTAGGTTCTTCTATTTCAAGAATATCACATGAAGGAGCTTATACACATGCCGGACCAGAAATAGGAGTAGCCAGCACTAAAGCATTTACGGCTCAACTTACCGTGCTTAACATGATAGCTCTTAGAGTGGCTCATCAAAAAGGAACCATCACAGAGAGAAGATATCATGAGCTATTAGTGGAACTAGAAAATATTCCTGCTAAAGTAGAAAAAGCGCTTAAGCTTGATGATCAGATTAAGGCTATTTCTGAAAGATTTCAGAATGCCCGTAACTTCATCTACTTAGGAAGAGGTTATAACTTCCCTGTGGCTTTGGAAGGAGCTCTTAAGCTTAAGGAAATTTCTTATATCCATGCAGAAGGTTACCCTGCTGCAGAAATGAAGCACGGACCTATTGCTTTAATAGATGAAGAAATGCCTGTAGTATTTATTGCTACCAGAGATAGTTCTTATGACAAAGTAGTCTCTAATATTCAGGAAGTGAAAGCCAGGAAAGGTAAGGTAATAGCTGTAGTTACAGAAGGCGATGCACTTATACCTCAGATGGCTGAATTTGTAATAGAAGTACCAAAAACAGATGAAGCGCTTATGCCTATGGTATCTGTTATTCCTCTCCAGTTATTATCATACCATATAGCTGTAATGAGAGGGTGTAACGTAGACCAACCCAGGAACTTGGCCAAATCTGTTACTGTAGAATAA
- a CDS encoding 3-hydroxyacyl-CoA dehydrogenase family protein has translation MDLLIIGNEENVNDVKSKFKNLHTYTHIDEVENPDLSDYDYVFDFQIDETPERFGVYAQEEKAIIFINTVKVSLTELAFIYGRPEGQVYGFAGIPGFLSRELMEVTSFDEARSEVLSACEKLGTDCQWVMDRVGMVTPRIIFMIINEAYYTVQEGTATKEDVDKGMKLGTNYPYGPFEWAEKIGLQNVYETLEALYEDTKEERYKICPMLKKEYMLAR, from the coding sequence ATGGATTTATTAATAATAGGTAACGAAGAAAATGTTAATGATGTTAAGAGCAAGTTTAAGAATCTTCACACCTATACACATATAGATGAGGTCGAAAATCCGGATTTAAGTGATTATGATTATGTCTTCGACTTTCAGATAGACGAAACACCTGAACGGTTTGGTGTTTATGCTCAGGAGGAAAAGGCCATTATTTTTATTAATACGGTGAAGGTTTCTTTAACGGAGCTGGCATTTATCTATGGGCGTCCGGAAGGGCAGGTGTATGGATTTGCCGGTATTCCTGGTTTTTTATCAAGAGAGCTTATGGAAGTAACTTCTTTTGATGAGGCGCGGTCTGAAGTGTTAAGTGCTTGTGAAAAGCTGGGTACAGACTGTCAATGGGTAATGGATAGGGTAGGAATGGTTACTCCCAGGATTATTTTTATGATTATCAATGAGGCTTATTACACCGTGCAAGAAGGAACTGCCACTAAAGAAGATGTTGATAAAGGCATGAAGCTGGGTACTAATTACCCTTATGGCCCTTTTGAATGGGCAGAGAAGATAGGCCTGCAAAATGTATATGAAACGCTGGAAGCTCTTTATGAAGATACTAAAGAGGAGCGATATAAAATATGCCCGATGCTAAAGAAAGAATATATGCTGGCCAGATAA
- a CDS encoding Rid family detoxifying hydrolase → MSKTIVNSSNAPAPIGPYSQAVMIKDTLYVSGQIAIDQASGNIINDNIEVETEQVMKNLEHILTEAGLTFDHVVKCSIFVSDMNNFQLVNTIYGKYFLTNPPARETVEVSCLPKNVNVEISCIAVK, encoded by the coding sequence ATGAGTAAAACAATTGTAAATAGCTCCAATGCGCCTGCCCCTATCGGCCCTTATAGCCAAGCCGTAATGATCAAAGATACCCTTTATGTATCTGGTCAAATTGCTATTGACCAAGCTTCAGGCAATATTATTAACGATAACATAGAAGTAGAAACCGAACAGGTAATGAAAAACCTGGAGCACATTCTTACCGAAGCGGGCCTTACCTTTGATCATGTGGTGAAATGTAGCATTTTCGTAAGCGATATGAATAACTTTCAGCTGGTAAATACTATCTATGGCAAATATTTCCTTACTAACCCACCGGCCAGAGAGACTGTGGAAGTAAGCTGCCTTCCTAAAAATGTAAATGTTGAAATATCCTGCATTGCCGTTAAATGA
- the gltX gene encoding glutamate--tRNA ligase, with the protein MDKEVRVRFAPSPTGALHVGGVRTALYNYLFAKQNKGKMILRIEDTDQARFVPGAEDYIKESLEWIGIIPDESPYEEGEYGPYRQSERKDMYAQYAQKLIDEGNAYYAFDTPEELDAMRERLKAARVNTPQYNAITRMQMRNSLTLPEEEVKEKIAAGEPYVIRLKVPLKEEVRLNDMVRGWVMVHSSTIDDKVLMKSDGMPTYHLANVVDDYLMKITHVIRGEEWLPSAPLHVLLYKFLGWEENMPQFAHLPLLLKPDGNGKLSKRDGDKLGFPVFPISGVFPGKDGNPETYSGFREAGYLPDAFVNFLAFLGWNPGTEQEIFTFEDLVQTFAIERIGKSGAKFDIEKAKWYNQQYLKAKSNEELSKYLKKELEANNIAYDADILERVCGAMKERVTFPQELYTEGQFFFTLPEEYDQGVTKKKWTEVAVDVLTAYKEEILKTEELTADSAKEILNNILEQKGVKLGQVMQAVRLAITGKGGGPDLMEIIEILGAKNVADRIQKAIEELPVKQVN; encoded by the coding sequence ATGGACAAAGAAGTACGCGTTAGGTTCGCTCCCAGCCCTACGGGAGCGCTGCATGTAGGAGGTGTAAGAACAGCTCTATATAACTATCTGTTTGCCAAGCAGAACAAGGGTAAAATGATCCTTCGGATAGAAGATACAGACCAGGCAAGATTTGTACCCGGTGCCGAAGATTATATAAAGGAATCATTAGAGTGGATAGGCATTATCCCTGATGAGAGCCCTTATGAAGAAGGAGAGTATGGCCCTTACAGACAGTCTGAGCGCAAAGACATGTATGCGCAGTATGCACAAAAGCTAATTGACGAAGGTAATGCTTACTATGCCTTTGATACCCCTGAGGAACTAGACGCGATGAGAGAGCGCTTAAAAGCCGCCAGAGTGAACACTCCTCAGTACAATGCCATTACCAGAATGCAAATGCGCAATTCTCTGACTTTACCTGAAGAAGAGGTGAAAGAAAAAATTGCTGCAGGTGAGCCATATGTAATTCGCTTAAAGGTGCCTCTTAAAGAGGAAGTAAGGCTCAATGACATGGTAAGAGGCTGGGTTATGGTTCATTCATCAACCATAGATGACAAAGTACTTATGAAGTCAGACGGTATGCCTACCTATCACCTGGCTAACGTGGTGGATGACTACTTAATGAAAATTACCCATGTGATCCGTGGTGAGGAATGGTTGCCATCGGCTCCACTACACGTGCTTTTATATAAATTCTTAGGCTGGGAAGAAAATATGCCTCAGTTTGCCCACCTCCCACTTTTACTAAAGCCTGATGGTAACGGTAAACTAAGTAAAAGAGACGGAGATAAACTTGGTTTCCCGGTATTCCCTATCAGCGGCGTTTTCCCTGGTAAAGATGGAAACCCTGAAACTTATAGCGGCTTTAGAGAAGCTGGGTATCTGCCTGATGCCTTTGTGAACTTCCTGGCCTTCTTGGGCTGGAACCCAGGCACCGAGCAAGAGATATTTACTTTTGAAGATCTGGTACAAACTTTTGCTATTGAAAGAATAGGAAAATCAGGAGCAAAATTCGATATTGAGAAAGCCAAATGGTATAACCAGCAATATTTAAAAGCAAAATCTAACGAGGAGCTAAGTAAGTACCTCAAGAAGGAGCTTGAAGCCAATAATATTGCTTATGATGCTGATATTCTGGAGAGGGTATGCGGTGCTATGAAAGAACGTGTCACCTTCCCGCAGGAGCTTTATACTGAAGGTCAATTTTTCTTTACTCTACCTGAAGAATATGATCAGGGCGTAACCAAGAAAAAATGGACTGAGGTAGCTGTAGACGTCCTTACTGCCTATAAAGAAGAGATTTTGAAAACTGAAGAACTAACTGCAGACTCAGCTAAAGAAATACTAAATAACATATTAGAGCAAAAAGGCGTTAAACTAGGACAAGTGATGCAAGCAGTAAGACTTGCAATTACCGGTAAAGGTGGTGGTCCTGATTTGATGGAGATCATAGAAATATTAGGCGCCAAGAATGTGGCCGATCGAATTCAAAAGGCGATAGAAGAGTTACCGGTAAAACAGGTGAACTAA
- a CDS encoding methyltransferase family protein: MPLYIDYLLLVVGWLVYFVLHSGLATVRVKEAVSSKLGLSVAGYRIFYNIIALLGVLVLLFYNGTLIPPKLIPQMGFIKYFSLLTAGIGVIIINSAFKQYSTSGFLGLAREESGKLKTKGILSYIRHPLYSATILIFIGFFLYDSRLATLISVLCVFVYLPIGIYLEEKKLIKIYGDEYRAYKKRVPALIPSYKTILDNF; this comes from the coding sequence ATGCCTTTATATATAGATTATTTACTATTGGTAGTGGGGTGGCTGGTATACTTTGTATTGCATAGCGGGTTGGCAACAGTAAGGGTTAAAGAAGCAGTCAGTAGCAAGTTGGGTTTGTCAGTAGCCGGGTATCGTATATTTTATAATATTATAGCTTTACTGGGAGTCTTGGTATTACTTTTTTATAACGGCACGCTTATTCCACCTAAGTTAATACCTCAGATGGGTTTTATTAAATACTTTAGCCTGCTTACCGCCGGTATTGGTGTGATAATTATCAATTCTGCTTTTAAACAATATAGCACCAGTGGATTTTTAGGATTGGCTAGAGAAGAGTCAGGGAAACTGAAGACCAAGGGCATTTTATCCTATATCAGGCATCCGTTGTACTCAGCCACAATTCTAATTTTCATAGGATTTTTTCTGTATGATTCTCGTTTGGCTACGCTTATTAGTGTGCTCTGTGTATTTGTATATTTACCAATAGGCATCTACCTTGAAGAAAAGAAGCTTATCAAAATTTATGGGGATGAATACAGAGCCTATAAAAAAAGGGTACCAGCACTGATACCCTCTTATAAAACGATCTTAGATAATTTCTAA
- a CDS encoding NAD(P)-dependent oxidoreductase: MASTKIGILKEGKIPVDRRVPFIPAQAKEVKNTFNVDLICQRSDIRCFENDEYRTNQVTVTDSVADCDVLMGVKEVPIKDLIENKTYFFFSHTIKAQPYNRALLQAILEKKIRLIDYETLTDKTGKRIVAFGRYAGIVGAYNAIWTYGKRYNLYHIRRAHECFDLDDLKTEYKKVKLPPIKIALTGGGRVAKGAMEVLMGMGIRRVSPAEFLYRTFDFPVFVQLNSRDYNTPKDGSDFVRNDFFQHPENYESSFLPYAEQADMLIAGAFWDPRAPVLFKREDICTPEFKIKVIADITCDIEGSIPSTKQPSTIDDPIYDYEPSQGIVEQALTDEGNITVMAVDNLPCELPRNASQDFGRELIDNVLPHLLGEDSDSIIERATITKDGVLTQKYTYLQDYVEGN, from the coding sequence ATGGCAAGCACAAAGATTGGAATATTAAAAGAAGGAAAGATCCCGGTAGATCGTAGGGTACCGTTTATACCTGCACAGGCTAAAGAGGTAAAGAACACCTTTAATGTAGACCTCATCTGCCAGCGAAGTGATATCAGATGTTTTGAAAACGATGAATACAGAACTAATCAGGTTACGGTAACAGACTCTGTGGCTGATTGCGATGTGCTGATGGGCGTAAAAGAGGTGCCGATAAAAGACCTCATAGAAAATAAAACCTATTTTTTCTTCTCACATACTATAAAAGCTCAACCTTATAATCGAGCGCTGTTGCAAGCCATTTTAGAGAAAAAAATAAGGCTGATAGACTACGAAACACTTACTGATAAAACCGGTAAGCGAATAGTGGCTTTTGGAAGGTATGCGGGCATAGTAGGTGCTTATAACGCCATTTGGACCTATGGTAAGCGCTATAATTTATATCATATCAGAAGAGCCCACGAGTGTTTCGACCTGGATGATCTTAAGACCGAATATAAAAAGGTAAAACTACCTCCTATAAAAATTGCCTTAACCGGTGGTGGCAGAGTAGCTAAAGGTGCCATGGAAGTGCTCATGGGAATGGGTATAAGAAGGGTGTCTCCTGCTGAATTTCTATATAGAACTTTTGACTTCCCGGTTTTTGTACAATTAAATAGCAGAGATTACAATACCCCGAAAGATGGCTCTGACTTCGTGAGAAATGATTTCTTCCAGCATCCAGAAAACTATGAAAGCAGCTTCTTGCCCTATGCTGAGCAAGCTGATATGCTCATTGCCGGAGCATTTTGGGACCCCAGGGCGCCCGTTCTATTTAAGCGAGAAGACATTTGTACCCCAGAGTTTAAAATAAAGGTTATTGCTGACATCACTTGTGACATAGAAGGCTCTATCCCTTCTACCAAGCAGCCCAGCACTATAGATGATCCTATCTATGACTATGAACCCAGCCAAGGCATAGTAGAACAAGCGCTTACTGATGAAGGAAATATAACAGTAATGGCCGTAGATAATCTGCCTTGCGAGCTTCCCCGCAATGCCTCTCAAGATTTTGGGCGCGAGTTAATTGACAATGTACTTCCTCATTTATTAGGAGAAGACAGCGATTCGATCATAGAGAGGGCTACTATTACAAAAGATGGCGTATTAACCCAAAAATATACTTATCTTCAAGATTATGTGGAAGGCAACTGA
- a CDS encoding HD domain-containing protein, with the protein MYKETELICKSRVYTTELLNTLPEGYHYHNLEHTRDVVEAAADLCSKENLTPKETELVIIAAWFHDVGYICGKEKHEESGCGVMRDKLSEWGMSNEDITVVESLIKATEMPQNPDSISAQILCDSDLYHLSSTKFKRRTESLRKELAAIHGVNFSHEDWCLRTLEFIDKHKYFTKYGTEVLEQQKEGNREWLKENCADYKSDEIKRLEEKLKKLKRGIPHRA; encoded by the coding sequence ATGTACAAGGAAACTGAACTGATTTGTAAATCAAGAGTATATACAACAGAGCTTTTAAATACTCTTCCGGAAGGATATCATTATCATAATTTAGAGCATACCAGAGATGTGGTGGAAGCAGCGGCTGACCTTTGCTCAAAGGAAAATCTTACTCCTAAAGAGACCGAATTGGTAATAATAGCAGCTTGGTTTCATGATGTAGGATATATTTGCGGGAAGGAAAAGCATGAAGAAAGTGGGTGTGGTGTTATGCGTGACAAACTCAGCGAATGGGGCATGAGTAATGAAGATATCACCGTGGTGGAGTCTCTTATTAAGGCTACTGAAATGCCACAAAATCCTGATTCCATATCAGCCCAAATTCTTTGTGACTCAGATTTATACCACCTCAGCTCTACTAAGTTCAAAAGAAGAACGGAATCCTTAAGAAAAGAACTGGCAGCTATTCATGGAGTTAATTTTTCTCATGAAGATTGGTGTCTCAGAACCCTTGAGTTTATTGATAAACATAAATATTTCACCAAATACGGCACTGAGGTCTTGGAACAACAAAAAGAAGGAAATAGGGAATGGTTAAAAGAAAACTGTGCCGACTATAAATCTGATGAAATAAAAAGACTGGAAGAAAAGCTTAAAAAGTTAAAAAGGGGAATCCCCCACCGAGCCTGA
- a CDS encoding Pycsar system effector family protein — protein MKKPGRGIETMFRITSKNHLTLSGMADNKANIMISINSIILSVLVSLLFRKLDDYPNLIIPGIMMVAVCLTTIVFAVLATRPNISSGTFTREDIESRKTNLLFFGNFHSMELDNYMWGMQEMMKDSDFLYGSMIKDIYFLGIVLGKKYRMLRKSYTIFMFGFVAAVIAFIIAFVFFPSK, from the coding sequence GTGAAAAAGCCAGGTAGAGGAATAGAAACTATGTTTAGAATCACCTCTAAAAATCACCTTACGCTCAGCGGCATGGCTGATAACAAGGCCAACATCATGATCTCTATTAACTCCATAATATTATCAGTGTTGGTATCATTGCTGTTTCGTAAGCTAGATGACTACCCTAACCTGATTATACCTGGAATAATGATGGTAGCTGTATGCCTTACCACCATTGTTTTTGCGGTTTTAGCTACTCGCCCTAACATTTCATCTGGTACTTTTACCAGAGAAGACATAGAGAGCAGAAAAACGAACTTGCTATTTTTCGGCAATTTTCACAGTATGGAGTTAGATAACTACATGTGGGGAATGCAGGAAATGATGAAAGACTCTGATTTTTTATATGGCAGTATGATCAAAGACATCTATTTCCTAGGCATAGTTTTGGGCAAAAAATATAGAATGCTACGTAAATCCTATACCATTTTTATGTTTGGATTTGTAGCAGCAGTTATAGCATTTATAATTGCCTTTGTGTTTTTCCCTTCTAAATAG